One part of the Candidatus Aquiluna sp. UB-MaderosW2red genome encodes these proteins:
- a CDS encoding RNA polymerase-binding protein RbpA has product MAESMRGMRLGSQSMESDRNVEYSPRQRVLFRCPAEHEFTLTFSEGAELPFTWECKSCSKTAARLEDGEFVADPKELPDGPRTHYDMLLERRSREELEELLQEVLGDMRARRKAGKLIA; this is encoded by the coding sequence ATGGCTGAATCTATGCGCGGAATGAGACTTGGATCGCAGTCCATGGAGTCTGATCGCAATGTCGAATACTCTCCTAGGCAGCGAGTCCTGTTCCGCTGCCCGGCTGAGCACGAATTTACCCTGACCTTCTCAGAAGGGGCGGAGCTGCCCTTCACCTGGGAGTGCAAGAGCTGCTCAAAAACTGCAGCACGACTGGAAGACGGCGAGTTTGTAGCCGACCCCAAAGAATTGCCTGATGGCCCTCGAACTCACTACGACATGCTCCTAGAAAGACGGAGTCGTGAAGAGCTGGAAGAGCTTCTTCAAGAGGTTCTTGGGGATATGAGGGCAAGGCGTAAAGCCGGCAAACTCATCGCCTGA